A portion of the Ignavibacteriales bacterium genome contains these proteins:
- a CDS encoding T9SS type A sorting domain-containing protein, whose translation MKIIFSFLFYFLFYLAIIAQSITFEKHFGKGIGYSVVQTTEDDFIIAGRDANSISSDLTNSKLRVLKVDKHGEKVWEKNYDALGLNSPFITTTSDGNFVVIAIKKTGEVVNLFLIKINSNGDTLWTRLFASVKNEFCSFVVETKDNGFIISGYASASSSLSSPDICEVLIKTDSIGNVIWKKNYYLPFTSYTTRLPVVEFYDGYALLANSKLLKVSRLGDSLWTSILSSISYSMIKTSDEGILLPGNNYVTKIDSAGNNVWVKPLSGRAYFINQTNDSCFILVGREWLKKINQQGDTLWSKTISGGFPSFIGQTRDNGFIIAGENGNIKLIKTDANGNYSSLILWKPQPGEYLTIGSEYNFEWESKNVFRVKCEISTDNGFHWLTIAEQISETNKFKWTVLNLPSSNCKLKIIDTDKNYNYDISDSTFTIGYNPNYDFVAVNQIKMWIGNNGDGSHDPITDGQGFYWPGGKDATIGASFEDGLLWGGKIDGKIYVNGNTHRQGLKPGKILPDGNAGSAEGIWKIKKDWQLLPGGPEKDRYEYNYQNWPGDLGAPFIDEDEDGKFTKGIDQPGFLGDEVLWFVANDLDTATSIRTYGSNPIGLEVQVSTFGYDRQDDLADVVFKKYKLINRSGKEIKDMYLSYWADPDLGDASDDYIGCDSTLNLGFCYNGKNDDYMYGSPPPAIGYLLLQGPILLSEISDSARFDDRWKHGYKNLGMTMFTPIIKNWMPGTTDPSVGIYEGTLQMYNNMRCLTTFAGNPLTDPNTGLSTKYGLSGDPIAGSGWYEGKGWPGGPLPYDRRLMVDSGPSKMASEDTQEVVYAIIMARGTDNINSVAELKRKAKVVQEFYDSHIPTDVKKEKILPAKFELYQNYPNPFNPSTTISFVIPNSSFVILKIFDVLGEEVATLINEELKAGIHHYTLSTINYKLSSGVYLIQLKSGEKSLTQKMLMLK comes from the coding sequence ATGAAAATCATTTTTTCCTTTTTATTTTATTTCCTTTTTTATTTAGCCATAATTGCACAGAGTATTACATTTGAAAAGCATTTTGGTAAGGGTATTGGCTATTCAGTTGTGCAAACAACAGAAGATGATTTTATTATTGCAGGACGTGACGCAAATAGTATTTCAAGTGATTTGACCAATTCAAAGCTAAGAGTATTAAAGGTTGATAAACATGGTGAAAAAGTTTGGGAAAAGAATTATGATGCGCTTGGATTAAATTCGCCTTTCATAACAACTACATCAGATGGAAACTTTGTAGTAATTGCCATAAAGAAAACCGGTGAAGTTGTTAACCTGTTTTTAATAAAAATAAATTCAAATGGCGATACGCTTTGGACAAGGTTATTCGCTTCAGTTAAAAATGAATTTTGCTCTTTTGTAGTAGAGACAAAAGATAATGGATTTATCATTTCCGGATATGCTTCCGCAAGTTCAAGTTTATCTTCACCAGATATATGTGAAGTTCTTATAAAGACCGATTCAATTGGCAATGTAATCTGGAAGAAAAACTATTATTTACCTTTTACTTCATACACTACTAGGCTACCGGTTGTTGAGTTTTATGATGGGTATGCACTTTTAGCAAACTCAAAACTTCTCAAAGTAAGTAGACTGGGTGATTCACTATGGACAAGTATACTAAGTTCAATTTCTTATTCAATGATAAAAACATCTGACGAAGGAATCCTATTGCCAGGAAATAATTACGTAACAAAAATTGATTCTGCCGGAAATAATGTTTGGGTAAAACCATTATCTGGAAGAGCATATTTTATTAATCAAACAAATGATTCTTGTTTTATCCTTGTTGGAAGAGAATGGTTAAAGAAAATAAATCAGCAAGGTGATACTTTATGGAGTAAAACTATCTCAGGTGGTTTTCCAAGTTTTATAGGACAAACAAGAGATAATGGCTTTATTATAGCAGGAGAAAATGGCAATATTAAATTAATTAAAACTGATGCAAACGGCAATTACTCAAGTCTTATCCTTTGGAAACCTCAACCAGGTGAATATTTAACGATTGGTTCAGAATATAATTTTGAGTGGGAAAGCAAAAATGTTTTCAGGGTTAAATGCGAAATTAGTACAGATAACGGTTTTCATTGGTTAACCATTGCTGAACAAATTTCTGAAACAAATAAATTTAAATGGACGGTACTAAACTTACCAAGTTCCAATTGTAAGCTAAAAATTATAGATACAGATAAAAATTATAATTATGATATAAGCGATAGTACTTTTACTATTGGTTATAATCCCAACTATGATTTTGTTGCTGTCAACCAGATAAAAATGTGGATTGGAAACAACGGAGATGGGTCTCATGATCCAATTACAGATGGACAGGGATTTTATTGGCCCGGAGGTAAGGACGCAACGATTGGAGCTAGTTTTGAAGATGGATTGCTTTGGGGAGGAAAAATTGACGGAAAGATTTATGTGAATGGAAATACACATAGACAAGGATTAAAACCGGGCAAAATATTACCAGATGGAAATGCGGGATCTGCGGAAGGAATTTGGAAAATAAAAAAGGATTGGCAATTGTTGCCTGGTGGACCTGAGAAAGACAGATATGAATATAACTACCAGAATTGGCCTGGAGATTTAGGAGCACCTTTTATTGATGAAGATGAAGATGGAAAATTTACAAAAGGTATTGATCAACCAGGATTTCTTGGAGACGAAGTTCTATGGTTTGTGGCAAATGATCTTGATACAGCAACTTCGATAAGAACTTATGGAAGCAACCCAATTGGATTGGAAGTTCAGGTATCAACATTTGGATATGACAGACAAGATGATCTTGCAGATGTTGTATTTAAGAAATATAAATTGATAAACAGAAGCGGAAAAGAAATTAAAGATATGTATCTGTCTTATTGGGCTGATCCAGATTTAGGTGATGCAAGTGATGATTATATTGGTTGTGATTCAACTTTGAATTTAGGCTTTTGCTATAATGGGAAAAATGATGATTACATGTATGGCAGCCCACCTCCAGCAATAGGATATTTGCTTCTTCAAGGTCCCATTCTCTTGTCAGAAATATCAGATTCGGCAAGATTTGATGATAGATGGAAGCACGGTTATAAAAACTTAGGAATGACAATGTTCACGCCTATTATTAAAAACTGGATGCCAGGAACAACCGATCCTTCAGTTGGAATTTATGAAGGTACACTTCAAATGTATAACAATATGCGATGTTTAACAACGTTCGCGGGCAATCCTTTAACTGATCCAAATACAGGACTCTCGACAAAATATGGTTTAAGCGGAGATCCAATAGCTGGGTCAGGTTGGTATGAAGGGAAAGGATGGCCCGGAGGACCTTTGCCTTATGATAGAAGATTGATGGTAGATTCAGGTCCATCCAAAATGGCTTCTGAAGATACTCAGGAAGTTGTCTATGCTATAATAATGGCAAGAGGAACAGATAATATAAACAGCGTTGCCGAATTAAAAAGAAAAGCAAAAGTTGTTCAGGAGTTTTATGATTCTCACATTCCGACAGATGTAAAGAAGGAAAAAATTCTTCCAGCAAAGTTTGAACTTTATCAGAACTACCCAAATCCATTTAATCCCTCAACAACAATTTCTTTCGTAATTCCTAATTCGTCATTTGTAATTCTTAAAATCTTTGATGTACTCGGTGAAGAAGTAGCAACTTTAATTAATGAAGAACTTAAAGCCGGCATTCATCATTATACATTATCAACTATAAATTATAAATTATCCTCCGGTGTTTATTTAATTCAACTTAAATCAGGAGAAAAATCACTTACACAGAAAATGTTGATGTTAAAATAA
- a CDS encoding T9SS type A sorting domain-containing protein, whose product MKKIKTFFILLFLCLSSYNAQVITFDSVYTRYKNFNYLGSEQRKDSSYLVAIAIYNPTMKIVHIDQKGRVIGYNDLTVELFLRSNPLCNTSDGGWTVVSSIIKGKNPNSYVNISLTKFSSDNKLEWQKFYGDSLLKEYGMMVMQMDDSGFLILAGTYVNPILIRTDSLGNLIWMKHYKYPALFSNIDCQFIKLADDKLVIANSSSLLGVNQNGDSLWTTKLDMKVNSITPLADGGFLACVNTKLYKFNKSGNILWQKDFPFKLTDMVETYDKKIALVSYGQNNRFLKILDEDGNLIRQKSLYNYNALFVKEALDKGLIISGASDYIAVYSPPWLMKTNNEYEVKRLSLTLSNYTFFINDSITINWRSEAVNKVDLYYSTDDGVNWIEIVKNLPDTSSYVWVVPETPTIKGKLKIVDAEYPELFDISEISFRIFDPGTINYIDINQILMFVGNNGMGSHDPRSDGAGLYWPGGKDATIGAVFQDGLIWGGKVNGVINVNGNTHRNGLQPGKILSNGLPDTTTKPIYNIWKIRKDWESLPPGSERDAFEYNYNNWPGELGAPYEDINHDGQYTKGIDKPKFEGDETLWFVANDLDSTITHYTYGSEPIGLEVQATTYGYNRTDDLADVVFKKYKIINKSNSIVEDMYFGYWSDTDLGDGNDDYVGCDTLLNFGFTYNADNIDGSGNYGYGTPPPALGYLLLQGPKQTSNSSDSAFFNNFWHNGFKNLGMSSFVPNMKGSFWTHDPSQGRYEGTLQFYNLLNGLRNEGEPMIDPNTGDTTKFGLAGDPVAEIGWYEGKGWPPGYDITPIHYPGDRRLMVTSGSFNFAPGDTQEVVYAIIIGRGTDNINSIKVLKDKTKAVKNFYYLGILSDVNDSKIIPEEYKLYQNFPNPFNPTTTIKYSIPERSGVELKIFDVLGKEVTTLVNEEKTAGNYEVKFDGSKLASGIYIYRLKAGNYFNTKKLVLIK is encoded by the coding sequence ATGAAAAAGATAAAAACTTTCTTCATTCTTTTATTTTTATGTCTATCATCTTACAATGCACAGGTTATTACATTTGATAGCGTTTATACTCGCTACAAGAATTTCAATTATCTTGGATCTGAGCAAAGAAAAGACAGCAGTTACCTGGTAGCTATTGCTATTTATAATCCAACAATGAAAATAGTACATATTGATCAGAAAGGCAGAGTTATAGGTTATAATGATTTAACAGTCGAATTGTTTCTCAGATCAAATCCATTATGTAATACCTCTGATGGAGGTTGGACAGTTGTTTCTTCTATTATTAAAGGGAAAAACCCAAATTCCTACGTAAATATCTCTCTTACAAAGTTTAGCTCCGACAACAAATTAGAATGGCAGAAATTCTATGGTGATTCATTGTTGAAGGAATATGGAATGATGGTAATGCAGATGGATGATTCTGGTTTTTTAATTCTTGCTGGTACTTATGTAAATCCAATTCTGATTAGAACAGATTCGCTTGGTAATCTTATCTGGATGAAACATTACAAATATCCCGCACTCTTTTCCAATATTGATTGTCAATTTATAAAACTTGCAGATGATAAACTAGTAATTGCAAATAGTAGTTCTTTACTTGGTGTAAACCAAAACGGTGATTCACTTTGGACAACCAAACTGGATATGAAGGTGAACAGCATTACTCCATTAGCCGATGGAGGATTTTTAGCTTGTGTTAATACAAAATTATATAAGTTCAACAAATCCGGCAATATTTTATGGCAGAAAGATTTCCCTTTTAAACTTACTGATATGGTTGAAACTTATGATAAAAAAATTGCTCTTGTATCCTATGGGCAAAATAATAGGTTTTTAAAAATTCTTGATGAAGATGGAAATTTAATAAGGCAGAAAAGTCTGTATAACTACAATGCCCTTTTTGTAAAGGAAGCTTTAGATAAAGGGCTAATAATCAGTGGTGCTAGCGATTATATTGCAGTTTATTCACCACCCTGGCTAATGAAAACAAATAATGAGTATGAAGTAAAAAGACTTAGTCTTACACTTTCCAATTATACTTTTTTTATAAATGATAGTATCACTATTAATTGGAGAAGTGAAGCAGTAAATAAAGTTGATTTATATTACTCAACTGATGATGGAGTAAACTGGATTGAGATTGTGAAGAATTTGCCGGATACTAGCTCATATGTTTGGGTAGTACCCGAAACACCAACTATAAAAGGCAAACTCAAAATTGTTGATGCTGAATATCCTGAGCTTTTTGATATAAGCGAAATAAGTTTCCGGATCTTTGATCCGGGCACCATCAATTACATAGACATCAATCAGATTTTAATGTTTGTTGGTAATAATGGAATGGGTTCACACGATCCGAGATCAGATGGGGCGGGACTTTATTGGCCCGGTGGCAAAGATGCAACTATCGGTGCTGTATTTCAGGATGGCTTAATTTGGGGAGGGAAAGTAAATGGAGTAATAAATGTAAATGGTAATACACATAGAAATGGCTTACAGCCAGGCAAAATTTTATCAAATGGTTTGCCTGATACTACCACCAAACCAATTTATAATATTTGGAAAATTAGAAAAGATTGGGAATCGCTTCCACCCGGATCTGAAAGAGATGCATTTGAATACAATTATAATAACTGGCCTGGCGAACTTGGTGCCCCGTATGAAGATATAAACCACGATGGGCAGTACACAAAAGGAATAGACAAACCAAAGTTTGAAGGCGATGAAACACTGTGGTTTGTTGCTAACGATCTTGATTCAACAATTACTCACTACACGTACGGAAGCGAACCTATCGGATTGGAAGTTCAGGCTACAACTTATGGTTATAACAGGACTGATGATTTGGCTGATGTTGTGTTCAAAAAATATAAGATTATAAATAAAAGCAATTCAATAGTTGAAGATATGTATTTTGGTTATTGGTCGGACACAGACCTGGGTGATGGTAATGATGATTATGTTGGCTGCGATACACTTCTAAATTTCGGGTTTACCTACAACGCAGATAATATTGATGGATCAGGAAATTATGGTTATGGTACACCGCCGCCTGCTTTAGGTTATCTTTTATTACAAGGACCAAAGCAAACTTCAAACTCTTCCGATAGCGCTTTCTTCAACAATTTCTGGCATAATGGATTTAAGAATTTGGGAATGAGTTCTTTCGTTCCAAATATGAAAGGTTCATTCTGGACACATGATCCATCTCAAGGACGATACGAGGGCACGCTTCAATTTTATAATTTACTTAATGGATTAAGAAATGAAGGTGAGCCGATGATTGATCCGAATACGGGTGATACAACAAAATTTGGTTTAGCAGGTGATCCGGTAGCTGAAATCGGTTGGTATGAAGGTAAAGGTTGGCCTCCCGGTTATGATATCACTCCAATACACTACCCCGGTGATAGAAGACTTATGGTTACTTCCGGTTCATTTAACTTTGCTCCTGGTGATACTCAGGAAGTTGTGTATGCAATTATAATTGGAAGAGGAACTGACAACATCAACAGCATTAAAGTTCTTAAGGATAAAACCAAAGCAGTAAAAAATTTCTATTACCTTGGAATTCTGAGTGATGTTAATGATAGTAAAATTATTCCTGAAGAATATAAACTTTATCAGAACTTTCCGAATCCATTTAATCCAACAACAACAATAAAATATTCCATTCCAGAAAGGAGCGGAGTAGAATTAAAAATATTTGATGTGCTTGGAAAAGAAGTGACAACTTTAGTTAATGAGGAAAAAACGGCAGGAAATTATGAAGTAAAATTTGATGGAAGTAAATTAGCAAGTGGGATATATATATACAGACTGAAGGCGGGAAATTATTTCAATACAAAAAAATTGGTGTTAATAAAATGA
- a CDS encoding T9SS type A sorting domain-containing protein, translating into MKQTYRSILLFTILFSFQLFSQTNTFIKNYSRGGGCSVIQTKDSGYLIGSYLYYDKIVILTKTDNAGNLIWEKKFENLTEPLPYFLRVVQHSDEGYSFVGTKEGNDTNVCLYRLNKSGDTIWTKTYLTTACEFGKSFVLTDDGGYLIAGTHQALNSPDKTMIIKADYDGNLIKRKLFSFPTSSITFLDIQKTFDNNFMLYVKGRLFKISDDGDSLWVKNLSKSCTDFFQTSDSGFVLCGEDFLMKTDKIGNKIWTKNYSNWTFRSVIQTEDGGFALVDRGILKTDADGNKLWEIVIPNYFYEIQSTGDKGFILAGHINNYISLIKTDANGNASGVALTSFNDAQSCVIGREYIFYWYSQSISNVNIDLTTNGGASWDRIASVIPDSGFYKFAMEGKSSDKCKLKVSDANNPTLFDESNEYFSITYNSTSDFIAINQIMMFVGNNGMGSHDPRSDGAGLYWPGGKYATIGAVFQDGLIWGGKVNGVINVNGSTYRSGLQPGKILSCGLPDTTTKPIYNIWKIRRDWESLPPRSERAAFEYNYDNWPGELGAPYEDIDHDGQYTKEIDKPKYEGDETLWFVANDLDSAITQYTYGSEPIGLEVQVTTYGYNRTDDLADVVFKKYKIINKSTTTVEDMYFGYWSDTDLGDGSDDYVGCDSILNLGYAYNSSNNDQAYGAAPPALGYFLLQGPTCPSKLSDSAYFDGRWVKEKKNLTMSAYAAIFKTWLYALDPPIGYNGSLGFYYYLKGSRYSYQAPELPYIDPYTGDTTKFPLSGDPVFNTGWYEGNGWPGGPFAGDRRHMISSGPFNFAPGDTQEVVYAIIIGRGTDNINSVKVLKDKTKAVKNFYYLGILDDVAKSNFLPKEFKLYQNFPNPFNPTTTIKYSIPERSRVELKIFDVLGKEVATLVNEEKSIGNYEVHFDGSNLSSGVYIYRLKAGNFFNTKKIVLIK; encoded by the coding sequence ATGAAACAAACCTATCGTTCAATTTTATTATTCACAATACTGTTTTCCTTCCAATTGTTTTCACAGACGAACACTTTCATTAAAAATTATTCAAGAGGTGGTGGCTGCTCAGTCATTCAGACTAAAGATTCAGGATATTTAATCGGTAGTTATTTGTATTATGATAAAATTGTAATATTAACTAAAACAGATAATGCAGGAAATCTTATCTGGGAAAAAAAGTTCGAAAATCTAACTGAGCCGCTTCCTTATTTTTTACGAGTTGTTCAACATTCCGATGAAGGATATAGTTTCGTTGGTACAAAAGAAGGTAATGATACGAATGTTTGTTTGTACCGATTGAACAAATCAGGAGACACAATCTGGACTAAAACTTACCTCACTACCGCTTGTGAATTTGGTAAATCATTTGTTCTAACAGATGACGGCGGATATTTAATAGCAGGTACCCATCAAGCATTAAATTCTCCTGATAAAACAATGATTATTAAAGCTGATTATGATGGCAACTTAATCAAACGCAAATTATTTAGTTTCCCTACTTCATCCATTACTTTTCTTGATATTCAAAAAACGTTTGATAATAATTTCATGTTATACGTCAAAGGTAGGTTATTCAAAATTTCTGATGATGGTGATTCATTATGGGTAAAGAATCTTTCAAAATCCTGTACGGACTTTTTCCAGACAAGCGATAGTGGTTTTGTTTTATGTGGTGAAGATTTTTTAATGAAAACTGATAAAATTGGAAATAAAATTTGGACAAAAAATTATTCCAATTGGACTTTTAGATCAGTAATACAAACCGAAGATGGTGGTTTTGCTTTAGTAGACCGTGGAATTTTAAAAACTGATGCTGATGGAAATAAATTATGGGAAATAGTAATTCCAAATTATTTTTATGAAATTCAAAGCACAGGAGATAAAGGATTTATTTTAGCAGGGCATATAAATAATTATATCAGTTTGATTAAAACAGACGCAAATGGAAATGCAAGCGGGGTTGCTTTAACTTCTTTTAATGATGCTCAATCTTGTGTAATTGGGAGGGAATATATTTTTTATTGGTATAGTCAGAGTATATCAAATGTAAATATTGATTTAACAACTAATGGTGGAGCTAGTTGGGATAGAATTGCATCTGTCATCCCTGATTCTGGATTTTATAAATTTGCAATGGAAGGGAAATCTTCAGATAAATGCAAATTAAAAGTTAGCGATGCAAATAATCCAACTCTGTTTGATGAAAGTAATGAATACTTCTCGATCACTTATAATTCCACTTCAGATTTTATAGCTATTAATCAAATTATGATGTTTGTTGGTAATAATGGAATGGGTTCGCACGATCCGAGATCAGATGGGGCGGGACTTTATTGGCCCGGTGGAAAATATGCAACTATCGGTGCTGTATTTCAGGATGGATTAATTTGGGGAGGGAAAGTAAATGGAGTAATAAATGTAAATGGTAGTACATATAGAAGTGGCTTACAACCGGGGAAAATCTTGTCTTGCGGTTTACCAGACACTACCACCAAACCAATTTATAATATTTGGAAAATCAGAAGAGATTGGGAATCGCTTCCACCCAGATCCGAAAGAGCCGCATTTGAATACAATTATGATAACTGGCCTGGTGAACTAGGAGCACCATATGAGGATATAGACCACGATGGTCAATACACTAAAGAAATAGACAAACCAAAGTATGAAGGTGATGAAACACTTTGGTTTGTAGCAAACGATCTTGATTCAGCAATTACACAATACACGTACGGAAGCGAACCTATCGGATTGGAAGTTCAGGTTACAACTTATGGTTATAACAGGACTGATGATTTGGCTGATGTTGTGTTCAAGAAATATAAGATTATAAATAAAAGCACAACTACTGTTGAAGATATGTACTTCGGTTATTGGTCGGATACCGACTTAGGTGATGGTAGTGATGATTATGTTGGATGTGATTCAATACTCAATTTAGGATATGCATACAACAGTAGTAACAATGATCAAGCGTATGGTGCTGCTCCTCCTGCTTTAGGTTATTTTTTATTACAAGGACCAACTTGTCCATCAAAATTATCTGATAGTGCTTACTTTGATGGACGATGGGTAAAGGAAAAGAAAAATTTAACTATGTCAGCATATGCAGCAATATTCAAGACGTGGCTTTATGCACTTGATCCACCGATAGGTTATAATGGATCACTTGGCTTCTATTATTATTTAAAAGGATCCAGATATTCATATCAAGCACCTGAATTACCTTATATTGATCCATACACAGGTGATACAACTAAATTTCCTCTTTCTGGTGATCCAGTCTTTAATACTGGATGGTATGAGGGTAATGGCTGGCCAGGAGGACCTTTTGCTGGAGATAGACGACATATGATTTCTTCCGGTCCATTTAATTTTGCTCCTGGCGATACTCAGGAAGTTGTTTATGCAATTATTATAGGTAGAGGAACGGATAATATAAATAGTGTAAAAGTTCTAAAAGATAAAACCAAAGCGGTTAAAAATTTCTATTACCTTGGAATTCTGGATGATGTTGCTAAAAGTAATTTCTTGCCCAAGGAATTCAAACTTTACCAGAACTTTCCAAATCCTTTCAACCCTACAACAACAATAAAATATTCTATCCCAGAAAGAAGTAGGGTAGAATTAAAAATATTTGATGTACTTGGCAAGGAAGTAGCAACTTTAGTTAATGAAGAAAAATCCATTGGAAATTATGAAGTTCATTTTGATGGAAGTAATCTTTCGAGCGGAGTTTATATCTATAGACTGAAAGCAGGAAATTTTTTCAATACAAAAAAAATAGTATTAATAAAATGA